The following are from one region of the Streptococcus sp. 1643 genome:
- a CDS encoding aminodeoxychorismate/anthranilate synthase component II translates to MILLIDNYDSFTYNLAQYIGNFAEVQVLRNDDPKLYEEAEKADGLVFSPGPGWPIDAGKMEDMIRDFAGKKPILGICLGHQAIAEVFGGKLGLAPKVMHGKQSHISFEAPSVLYQGIEDGRPVMRYHSILIEEMPEGFEVTARSTDDQAIMGIQHKNLPIYGFQYHPESIGTPDGLSSIRNFIENVVK, encoded by the coding sequence ATGATTTTATTGATTGACAACTATGATTCTTTTACTTATAACTTGGCTCAATACATTGGGAATTTCGCAGAAGTACAGGTATTGAGAAATGATGATCCCAAGCTGTATGAAGAAGCTGAAAAAGCAGATGGCCTGGTCTTTTCTCCTGGTCCTGGATGGCCAATTGATGCTGGAAAGATGGAAGACATGATTCGTGATTTTGCAGGTAAGAAGCCAATTCTAGGGATTTGTTTGGGTCACCAAGCTATCGCAGAAGTCTTTGGTGGGAAGCTAGGCTTGGCTCCAAAAGTCATGCATGGGAAACAGAGCCATATCAGCTTTGAAGCGCCATCTGTTCTCTATCAAGGCATTGAGGATGGTCGTCCAGTCATGCGTTATCACAGCATTTTGATTGAAGAAATGCCAGAAGGCTTTGAAGTGACAGCTCGTTCGACTGATGACCAAGCTATTATGGGAATTCAACACAAAAACCTTCCAATTTATGGATTCCAGTACCATCCAGAGAGTATCGGAACGCCAGATGGCTTGTCTTCTATTCGGAATTTTATCGAGAATGTTGTAAAGTGA
- a CDS encoding ABC transporter ATP-binding protein translates to MSIIQKLWWFFKLERRRYLVGIVALVLVSVLNLIPPMVMGRVIDAITSGQLTQQALLLNLFYLLLAAFGMYYLRYVWRMYILGTSYRLGQIMRSRLFEHFTKMSPAFYQTYRTGDLMAHATNDINALTRLAGGGVMSAVDASITALVTLLTMLFSISWQMTLVAILPLPFMAYATSRLGRKTHKAFGESQAAFSELNNKVQESVSGIKVTKSFGYQADELKSFQAVNELTFQKNLQTMKYDSLFDPMVLLFVGSSYVLTLLVGSLMVQERQITVGNLVTFISYLDMLVWPLMAIGFLFNITQRGKVSYQRIEDLLSQESPVQDPEFPLDGIENGCLEYAIDIFAFENEETLTDIHFSLEKGQTLGLVGQTGSGKTSLIKLLLREYDVDKGAIYLNGHDIRDYRLTDLRGLMGYVPQDQFLFATSILDNIRFGKPNLPLLAVEEATKLAQVYQDIVDMHQGFDTVIGEKGVSLSGGQKQRLAMSRAMILDPDILILDDSLSAVDAKTEYAIIDNLKETRKDKTTIITAHRLSAVVHADLILVLQNGQIIERGTHEELLALDGWYAQTYQSQQLEMKGEEDAE, encoded by the coding sequence ATGTCCATTATTCAAAAACTCTGGTGGTTTTTCAAGTTAGAAAGACGCCGTTATCTAGTCGGGATTGTGGCCTTGGTCTTGGTTTCCGTCCTCAATCTCATTCCTCCCATGGTTATGGGGCGGGTGATTGACGCCATTACGTCGGGGCAACTAACCCAGCAGGCCCTCCTTCTTAATCTATTTTATCTACTGCTGGCAGCCTTTGGGATGTACTATCTGCGCTATGTTTGGCGCATGTATATTCTTGGAACTTCCTATCGTTTGGGGCAGATTATGCGGTCTCGCTTGTTTGAGCATTTCACAAAAATGTCGCCAGCCTTTTATCAGACCTATCGGACGGGGGACTTGATGGCACACGCCACCAATGATATCAATGCCTTGACCCGTTTAGCGGGTGGTGGAGTCATGTCAGCAGTGGATGCCTCTATCACGGCTTTGGTGACTTTGCTGACCATGCTCTTTAGCATTTCTTGGCAGATGACCTTGGTTGCCATTCTTCCCTTGCCTTTCATGGCTTATGCGACTAGTCGTCTAGGGAGAAAGACCCACAAGGCCTTTGGCGAGTCACAGGCAGCCTTTTCCGAACTCAATAACAAGGTGCAGGAGTCTGTATCAGGTATTAAGGTGACCAAGTCTTTCGGTTATCAGGCGGACGAGTTGAAGTCCTTTCAAGCAGTCAATGAATTGACCTTCCAGAAGAACCTCCAAACCATGAAATATGATAGTCTCTTTGACCCCATGGTTCTCTTGTTTGTTGGTTCATCTTATGTTTTAACCCTTTTGGTCGGTTCCTTGATGGTGCAGGAGAGGCAAATCACGGTTGGGAATCTGGTCACTTTTATCAGCTATTTGGATATGCTGGTCTGGCCTCTTATGGCTATCGGTTTCCTCTTTAATATCACTCAGCGAGGCAAGGTTTCTTACCAACGGATTGAGGATCTTTTGTCTCAGGAATCACCTGTACAAGACCCTGAGTTTCCTCTGGACGGTATTGAAAATGGATGTTTGGAGTATGCCATTGACATCTTTGCCTTTGAAAATGAGGAAACACTGACGGATATTCACTTTAGTTTAGAAAAAGGGCAAACTCTGGGCTTGGTCGGTCAGACAGGCTCTGGGAAAACGTCCTTGATTAAGCTCCTCTTGCGTGAATACGATGTGGATAAGGGAGCTATTTATCTAAACGGTCACGATATTCGGGATTATCGTCTGACAGACCTTCGTGGTCTCATGGGCTATGTCCCTCAGGACCAGTTCCTCTTTGCGACCTCTATCTTAGACAATATCCGCTTCGGCAAACCTAATTTGCCCCTTTTAGCGGTCGAGGAAGCGACTAAACTAGCTCAAGTTTACCAAGATATTGTAGACATGCATCAAGGATTTGATACAGTTATCGGTGAAAAAGGGGTCAGTCTATCTGGTGGTCAAAAGCAACGTCTGGCTATGAGTAGGGCTATGATTTTAGACCCTGATATTTTGATTTTAGATGATTCCTTGTCCGCCGTGGATGCCAAGACAGAGTATGCCATCATCGACAATCTCAAGGAGACGCGGAAGGACAAGACAACTATTATTACAGCACATCGCCTCAGTGCAGTTGTCCATGCAGATCTGATTTTGGTTCTGCAAAATGGTCAAATTATCGAACGGGGCACGCACGAAGAACTGCTAGCCCTGGATGGCTGGTATGCACAAACCTACCAGTCTCAGCAGTTGGAAATGAAAGGAGAAGAAGATGCAGAATAA
- a CDS encoding sugar transferase — MLKWEDLPVEMQSSEVESYYQLVSKRKGSLIFKRCLDWVLAMVLLLLTSPVFLILSIWIKLDSKGPVIYKQERVTQYNRPFKIWKFRTMVTDADKKGSLVTSANDSRITKVGNFIRRVRLDELPQLVNVLKGEMSFVGTRPEVPRYTEQYSPEMMATLLLPAGITSPASINYKDEDTIISQMTEKGLSVDQAYVEHVLPEKMRYNLAYLREFSFLGDIKIMFQTVFEVLK; from the coding sequence ATGCTGAAATGGGAAGACTTGCCCGTGGAAATGCAATCAAGCGAGGTTGAGTCTTACTACCAGCTTGTCTCTAAAAGGAAGGGTTCGCTGATTTTCAAGCGTTGCCTGGATTGGGTTTTGGCCATGGTCTTGCTACTTTTGACTTCTCCCGTCTTTCTTATCTTGAGCATTTGGATCAAGTTGGATAGCAAGGGACCTGTCATTTACAAGCAAGAGCGCGTGACCCAGTACAACCGTCCGTTCAAGATTTGGAAGTTCCGTACTATGGTGACGGATGCGGATAAAAAAGGAAGTCTGGTGACTTCTGCTAACGATAGTCGCATTACCAAGGTTGGAAATTTCATCCGCCGTGTGCGTTTGGACGAACTACCTCAGCTGGTCAATGTCCTTAAAGGCGAAATGTCCTTTGTAGGGACCCGTCCTGAAGTGCCACGTTACACAGAGCAGTATAGTCCTGAAATGATGGCGACCTTGCTCTTGCCAGCAGGAATCACCTCTCCAGCCAGTATCAACTACAAGGATGAGGACACCATCATCAGTCAGATGACAGAGAAAGGTCTGTCGGTTGACCAGGCCTATGTCGAACATGTCCTTCCTGAAAAGATGCGCTATAATCTCGCCTATCTCCGAGAGTTTAGTTTCCTTGGAGACATCAAAATCATGTTTCAAACCGTGTTTGAAGTACTAAAATAA
- the trpC gene encoding indole-3-glycerol phosphate synthase TrpC, whose translation MSQEFLARILEQKAREVEQMELEEIQPLRQTYRLAEFLKNHRDRLQVIAEVKKASPSLGDINLDVDIVQQAQTYEANGAVMISVLTDEIFFKGHLDYLREISSQVQIPTLNKDFIIDEKQIIRARNAGATVILLIVAALSEERLKELYDYATELGLEVLVETHNLAELEVAHRLGAEIIGVNNRNLTTFEVDLQTSVDLAKHFKDDCLYISESAIFTGQDAERVAPYFNGILVGTALMQAEDVAQRIKELQIDKG comes from the coding sequence ATGAGTCAGGAATTTTTAGCACGAATCTTAGAGCAGAAGGCGCGTGAGGTCGAGCAGATGGAGTTGGAGGAAATCCAGCCCTTGCGCCAGACCTATCGCTTGGCAGAATTTTTGAAGAATCACCGTGACCGTTTACAGGTAATCGCTGAGGTCAAGAAAGCTAGCCCTAGTCTGGGAGATATCAATCTAGACGTGGATATTGTGCAACAGGCCCAGACTTATGAAGCAAATGGAGCAGTGATGATTTCGGTTTTGACAGATGAGATTTTCTTTAAAGGACATTTGGATTATCTACGGGAGATTTCCAGTCAGGTGCAGATTCCGACGCTAAACAAGGACTTTATCATCGATGAAAAGCAAATTATCCGCGCTCGTAATGCAGGGGCGACAGTTATTTTGCTCATTGTGGCTGCCTTGTCAGAAGAACGTCTCAAGGAACTTTACGACTACGCGACAGAGCTTGGACTGGAAGTCTTGGTGGAAACCCACAATCTAGCTGAACTAGAAGTAGCCCACAGACTTGGTGCTGAGATTATTGGGGTTAATAACCGCAATTTGACCACCTTTGAAGTCGACTTGCAGACCAGTGTAGACTTGGCTAAACACTTCAAAGATGATTGCTTGTACATATCTGAATCTGCTATTTTCACAGGGCAGGATGCGGAACGAGTAGCACCGTACTTTAACGGAATTTTAGTTGGGACAGCTCTCATGCAGGCGGAAGATGTGGCCCAGAGAATCAAGGAGTTACAGATTGACAAAGGTTAA
- the trpD gene encoding anthranilate phosphoribosyltransferase, whose product MKEIIEKLAKFEHLSGVEMTDVIERIVTGRVTEAQIASLLLALKMKGETPEERTAIAQVMRGHAQHIPTEIHDAMDNCGTGGDKSFSFNISTTAAFVLAGGGIHMAKHGNRSISSKSGSADVLQALGINLDLKPAELGKVFDKTGIVFLFAKNMHPAMKYIMPARLELGIPTIMNLTGPLIHPMALETQLLGISRPELLESTAQVLKNMGRKRAIVVAGPEGLDEAGLNGTTNIALLENGEITLSSFTPEDLGMERIAIEDIRGGNAHENAEILLSVLKNQPSPFLETTVLNAGLGFYANGKVDSIKEGVALARQVIASGKALEKLRLLQEYQK is encoded by the coding sequence ATGAAAGAGATTATTGAAAAATTAGCAAAATTTGAACATTTATCAGGTGTGGAAATGACGGATGTCATCGAGCGTATCGTAACTGGGCGTGTAACCGAAGCGCAGATTGCTTCTCTCCTCTTGGCCCTTAAGATGAAGGGGGAAACACCGGAAGAACGCACAGCCATTGCACAAGTTATGAGAGGGCATGCCCAACATATTCCAACTGAAATCCATGATGCTATGGACAACTGTGGTACAGGTGGAGACAAGTCCTTCAGCTTTAACATTTCAACAACTGCAGCCTTTGTCTTGGCTGGCGGCGGCATTCATATGGCCAAGCACGGTAACCGTTCGATTTCTTCTAAATCGGGTTCGGCAGATGTCCTTCAAGCATTGGGCATCAATCTTGACCTCAAACCAGCTGAACTAGGTAAGGTCTTTGATAAAACTGGCATCGTCTTTCTCTTTGCTAAAAATATGCACCCAGCTATGAAGTACATCATGCCCGCTCGTTTGGAACTAGGAATTCCAACGATCATGAACTTGACTGGTCCACTGATTCATCCAATGGCCTTGGAAACACAGTTGCTTGGCATTAGTCGTCCAGAGCTGCTAGAAAGTACAGCTCAGGTATTGAAAAATATGGGTCGCAAACGCGCCATCGTGGTTGCTGGGCCAGAAGGATTGGATGAAGCCGGCTTGAATGGAACAACTAACATTGCTCTTCTTGAAAATGGCGAAATCACCTTATCAAGCTTTACTCCAGAGGATTTGGGAATGGAACGCATTGCTATTGAAGACATTCGTGGTGGAAATGCTCATGAAAATGCAGAAATTTTGCTCAGCGTTCTCAAAAACCAACCAAGTCCATTCTTGGAAACGACAGTCTTGAATGCTGGTCTTGGTTTCTATGCTAATGGTAAGGTTGATAGTATTAAAGAAGGTGTTGCCTTGGCCCGTCAAGTGATTGCTAGTGGCAAGGCCCTTGAAAAACTTAGACTGTTACAGGAGTACCAAAAATGA
- a CDS encoding ABC transporter ATP-binding protein, whose amino-acid sequence MQNKQEQWAILKRLMSYLKPYGLLTFLALSFLLATTVIKSVIPLVASHFIDQYLSNLNQLAVTVLLAYYGLYLLQTLVQYVGNLLFARVSYSIVRDIRRDAFANMEKLGMSYFDKTPAGSIVSRLTNDTETISDMFSGILSSFISAVFIFLTTLYTMLVLDFRLTALVLLFLPLIFLLVNLYRKKSVKIIEKTRSLLSDINSKLAENIEGIRIIQAFNQEKRLQAEFDEINQEHLVYANRSVALDALFLRPAMSLLKLLGYAVLMAYFGYRGLSIGITAGTMYAFIQYINRLFDPLIEVTQNFSTLQTSMVSAGRVFALIDETTYEPLQEDGQAKVKEGNIRFEHVCFSYDGKHQILDDISFSVKKGETIAFVGHTGSGKSSIINVLMRFYEFQSGRVLLDGVDIRDYSQEELRKNIGLVLQDPFLYHGTIKSNIAMYQELSDEEVQAAAAFVDADSFIQDLPLGYDAPVSERGSSFSTGQRQLLAFARTVASQPKILILDEATANIDSETESLVQDSLAKMRQGRTTIAIAHRLSTIQDANCIYVLDKGRIIESGTHEELLALGGTYHKMYSLQAGALT is encoded by the coding sequence ATGCAGAATAAGCAAGAACAATGGGCTATATTGAAGCGCTTGATGTCTTATCTCAAGCCCTATGGCCTCCTGACCTTTTTGGCACTCAGTTTTCTCCTTGCGACGACGGTCATTAAAAGTGTCATTCCCCTTGTGGCTTCCCACTTTATCGACCAGTACCTCAGCAATCTTAATCAACTGGCCGTGACCGTTTTGCTGGCCTACTATGGCCTTTATCTCCTACAAACTCTAGTTCAGTATGTCGGGAATCTTCTCTTTGCGCGGGTGTCCTACAGTATTGTTAGGGATATTCGTCGCGATGCCTTTGCAAATATGGAGAAGCTGGGTATGTCTTATTTTGACAAGACGCCAGCAGGATCCATCGTTTCTCGTTTGACCAATGATACCGAGACCATCAGTGATATGTTTTCAGGGATTTTATCCAGCTTTATTTCAGCAGTTTTCATCTTTCTGACAACTCTCTATACCATGTTGGTGTTGGATTTTCGTTTGACAGCTTTAGTCCTGCTCTTTCTACCCTTGATTTTCCTTTTGGTCAATCTCTATCGGAAAAAGTCAGTCAAGATTATCGAAAAAACCAGAAGTCTCTTGTCAGATATCAATAGTAAGCTGGCAGAGAATATCGAGGGAATCAGAATTATCCAGGCCTTTAATCAAGAGAAGCGCCTGCAAGCAGAATTTGATGAAATCAACCAAGAACACTTGGTCTATGCCAACCGTTCTGTAGCCTTGGACGCCCTCTTTTTGCGTCCTGCCATGAGTTTGCTGAAACTCCTAGGCTACGCCGTCTTGATGGCCTACTTTGGCTACCGTGGTCTTTCTATCGGGATAACGGCCGGAACCATGTATGCCTTTATCCAGTACATCAATCGCCTTTTTGATCCCCTGATTGAGGTGACGCAAAACTTTTCAACCCTTCAAACATCCATGGTATCTGCAGGCCGTGTCTTTGCCTTGATTGATGAGACGACCTATGAGCCTCTTCAAGAAGATGGGCAAGCTAAAGTCAAAGAAGGCAATATCCGTTTTGAACATGTGTGTTTCTCATATGACGGTAAACATCAGATTCTGGATGATATTTCCTTTTCGGTTAAGAAGGGTGAAACCATTGCCTTTGTAGGACATACAGGTTCTGGGAAATCTTCCATTATCAATGTTCTCATGCGTTTTTATGAATTTCAGTCAGGCCGCGTTCTCTTGGATGGTGTGGATATTAGAGACTACAGTCAGGAAGAGCTGAGAAAGAATATCGGATTAGTCTTGCAAGATCCCTTCCTCTATCACGGGACTATCAAGTCCAATATTGCCATGTATCAAGAACTTAGTGATGAAGAGGTTCAGGCTGCAGCTGCCTTTGTCGATGCAGATTCCTTTATTCAGGACCTTCCGCTGGGTTATGATGCCCCTGTTTCCGAGCGTGGTTCGAGCTTTTCTACTGGTCAGCGTCAGCTTCTTGCCTTTGCTAGAACAGTTGCTAGTCAGCCTAAAATCTTGATTTTGGATGAAGCGACAGCTAATATTGACTCGGAAACAGAAAGTTTGGTTCAAGATTCCCTAGCCAAGATGAGACAGGGGCGGACGACCATTGCTATTGCTCATCGCCTTTCGACCATCCAGGATGCTAACTGCATCTACGTCTTGGACAAGGGGCGCATCATCGAGAGTGGAACCCATGAGGAACTCTTGGCCTTGGGAGGAACCTATCACAAGATGTATAGCTTGCAGGCAGGGGCTCTTACCTAA
- the trpE gene encoding anthranilate synthase component I codes for MERIIHGDVLSPILAYMRLKGQHKVILESIPREKETARFSILAYNPVFEIQFENGVLYQNGQVIDRDPLDFLYEVTHKSQHHSDLPFGGGAIGFVGYDMISLYEEICQIPEDTIGTPDMHFFVYESYMVFDHKKEKIHVIEDALYSDRSQEDLEESLNQVLEELRIPAPNEFEDLDLSPLNFKPHIAPQKFEQMVETARDLIRNGDMFQCVLSQRFSAEVTGNPFDFYRNLRVTNPSNYLYFYDFGDYQIIGASPESLVSVKNGIVTTNPIAGTRPRGATDEEDKALATDLLSDEKETAEHRMLVDLGRNDIGRISETASVQVTKYMEVELFRYVMHLTSVVKGRLLPELTAMDALKSTLPAGTVSGAPKIRAMRRIYELETEKRGVYAGAIGYLSATGDMDLAIAIRTMILKNQTAYVQAGAGIVYDSIAQNEYQETINKAKSMTRIGELRP; via the coding sequence ATGGAACGAATCATTCATGGAGATGTCTTATCACCAATCTTGGCTTATATGCGCCTAAAGGGACAACACAAGGTAATCTTAGAGAGTATTCCGCGAGAAAAGGAAACAGCTCGTTTTTCTATCCTAGCCTATAATCCAGTTTTTGAGATTCAGTTTGAAAATGGAGTCCTCTATCAAAATGGGCAAGTGATTGATCGGGATCCCTTGGATTTTCTTTATGAAGTGACGCATAAGAGCCAGCACCATTCAGACCTCCCCTTTGGTGGGGGAGCTATTGGCTTTGTTGGTTACGATATGATTTCTCTTTATGAAGAAATTTGCCAAATCCCTGAGGATACCATTGGGACGCCAGACATGCATTTCTTTGTCTATGAGAGTTACATGGTCTTTGACCATAAGAAGGAAAAAATCCATGTCATCGAGGATGCTCTCTATAGTGATCGCAGTCAAGAAGATTTGGAAGAATCCTTGAACCAAGTGCTTGAGGAATTACGAATTCCTGCTCCAAATGAATTTGAAGATTTGGATCTATCTCCGCTGAACTTCAAACCGCATATCGCTCCTCAGAAGTTTGAGCAAATGGTGGAAACCGCTCGCGACTTGATTCGTAATGGTGATATGTTCCAATGCGTGCTTAGCCAGCGTTTCTCAGCAGAAGTTACTGGAAATCCATTTGACTTCTACAGAAATCTCCGCGTGACCAATCCATCTAATTACCTTTATTTCTATGATTTTGGGGATTATCAAATCATCGGTGCTAGTCCAGAAAGTTTGGTTTCTGTCAAAAATGGCATCGTAACTACCAATCCGATTGCAGGTACGCGACCAAGAGGAGCTACGGATGAAGAGGACAAGGCCTTGGCGACAGACCTCCTGTCTGATGAGAAGGAAACAGCAGAACATCGAATGTTAGTAGACTTGGGACGTAACGATATTGGCCGCATCTCTGAAACGGCAAGTGTTCAAGTCACCAAGTATATGGAAGTGGAGCTCTTCCGCTATGTCATGCATTTGACCAGCGTGGTGAAAGGGCGTTTGCTTCCAGAACTCACTGCCATGGATGCTTTGAAATCAACACTTCCAGCTGGAACAGTTTCAGGAGCACCAAAGATTCGAGCTATGAGACGTATCTATGAACTGGAAACAGAAAAACGGGGCGTATACGCAGGAGCAATTGGCTACTTGTCTGCGACGGGTGATATGGATTTGGCCATTGCCATCCGAACTATGATTCTTAAAAATCAAACAGCCTACGTGCAGGCTGGAGCAGGGATTGTCTACGATTCCATCGCCCAAAACGAATACCAAGAAACCATTAACAAAGCAAAATCTATGACTAGAATTGGAGAACTAAGACCATGA
- a CDS encoding DegT/DnrJ/EryC1/StrS aminotransferase family protein codes for MPNYNIPFSPPDITEAEIAEVADTLRSGWITTGPKTKELERRLSQYTQTPKTVCLNSATAALELILRVLEVGPGDEVIVPAMTYTASCSVITHVGATPVMVDIQADTFEMDYDLLEQAITEKTKVIIPVELAGIVCDYDRLLQVVEKKRDLFTAASKWQKAFNRIVIVSDSAHALGSTYKGQPAGSIADFTSFSFHAVKNFTTAEGGSATWKANPAIDDEEMYKEFQILSLHGQTKDALAKMQLGSWEYDIVTPAYKCNMTDIMASIGLVQLDRYSGLLQRRKDIVDRYDRGFAGSRIRPLAHKTDSVESSRHLYITHVEGASLEERNHIIQELAKAGIASNVHYKPLPLLTAYKNLGFDMADYPRAYAFFENEITLPLHTKLSDEEVDYIVQTLVRISEEILGSGKK; via the coding sequence ATGCCAAATTACAATATTCCATTTTCACCTCCCGATATTACCGAAGCTGAAATTGCTGAAGTAGCGGATACCCTTCGTTCTGGTTGGATCACAACAGGTCCGAAGACAAAAGAACTGGAGCGCCGCTTGTCTCAATACACACAGACACCTAAGACTGTCTGCCTCAACTCTGCGACAGCCGCTCTTGAGTTGATTTTGCGTGTTTTGGAAGTGGGACCAGGTGATGAAGTTATCGTTCCAGCTATGACTTATACAGCTTCATGTAGTGTCATCACTCACGTAGGAGCGACACCTGTCATGGTGGATATTCAAGCAGATACGTTTGAGATGGACTATGACTTGCTTGAGCAAGCCATCACTGAAAAGACTAAGGTGATTATTCCGGTTGAGCTTGCAGGGATTGTTTGCGACTATGATCGTTTGCTCCAAGTGGTGGAGAAGAAACGGGACCTCTTTACAGCTGCTAGCAAGTGGCAAAAAGCCTTTAACCGTATCGTAATTGTCTCAGATAGTGCCCATGCTTTGGGATCTACTTATAAAGGACAACCAGCTGGATCTATCGCTGACTTTACTTCCTTCTCATTCCACGCCGTTAAGAACTTTACAACGGCTGAGGGAGGAAGTGCGACTTGGAAAGCCAATCCAGCGATTGATGACGAAGAGATGTACAAGGAGTTCCAAATCCTTTCCCTTCACGGTCAAACAAAGGATGCTCTTGCCAAGATGCAATTGGGTTCATGGGAGTACGATATCGTCACACCAGCCTACAAGTGCAATATGACCGATATCATGGCTTCGATTGGTTTGGTACAATTGGACCGTTACTCTGGGTTGCTACAACGTCGTAAGGACATCGTGGACCGCTATGATCGTGGTTTTGCAGGTTCTCGCATCCGTCCATTGGCACACAAGACTGATAGTGTCGAATCTTCACGCCACCTCTACATCACCCATGTAGAAGGAGCAAGTTTAGAAGAACGCAACCACATCATCCAAGAATTGGCCAAAGCAGGAATTGCAAGTAATGTACACTATAAACCGCTTCCTCTCCTGACAGCCTATAAGAATCTTGGTTTCGATATGGCAGATTATCCAAGAGCCTATGCCTTCTTTGAAAATGAAATTACGCTTCCTCTTCATACAAAATTAAGCGATGAAGAAGTTGATTACATCGTTCAGACTTTGGTGAGAATTTCTGAAGAAATCCTCGGTTCTGGAAAAAAATAA
- the trpB gene encoding tryptophan synthase subunit beta has protein sequence MTTKGYFGQFGGSFVPEPIQALLDELEVTFDKYKDDPEFLAEFRHYLKDYSGRETPLYFAESLTDHLGGAKIYLKREDLNHLGSHKLNNVLGQILLAKRMGKKRVIAETGAGQHGVATAAAAAKFGMACDVYMGAEDVERQRLNVFRMEMMGATVHAVETGTRTLKDAVDAAFGAWMNDLEAFYVLGSAVGPHPYPTIVHEFQKVISEESRRQILEKEDRLPDYVIACVGGGSNAIGAFSQYVADEEVKLVGVEAAGHGLDTDKHAATMTKGSVGIVDGMKTYAVFKEDGELAPVYSISAGLDYPGVGPEHAYFKDSGRVEYVAATDEEAVQAMLLLSKTEGIIPAIESSHAIAEAVKRAPKLSKDEIIIINVSGRGDKDVAAIADYLEAKK, from the coding sequence ATGACAACTAAAGGTTATTTTGGACAATTTGGTGGTAGTTTTGTACCGGAGCCGATTCAGGCTTTGTTGGATGAGTTGGAAGTGACATTTGACAAGTACAAGGATGATCCAGAATTTTTGGCAGAATTTCGCCATTACTTGAAGGATTATTCTGGTCGCGAAACACCGCTTTATTTTGCGGAAAGTTTAACAGACCACCTAGGTGGAGCTAAGATTTATCTTAAACGTGAAGACCTTAACCACCTTGGTTCTCACAAGCTTAACAATGTTTTAGGACAAATTCTTCTTGCCAAACGTATGGGCAAAAAACGAGTGATCGCAGAAACAGGAGCTGGTCAGCACGGTGTTGCGACAGCAGCAGCTGCAGCCAAGTTTGGTATGGCTTGTGATGTCTACATGGGTGCAGAAGATGTGGAGCGTCAACGTCTCAATGTCTTCCGTATGGAGATGATGGGAGCGACTGTTCACGCAGTTGAAACGGGGACACGAACTCTCAAGGATGCGGTTGATGCAGCCTTTGGAGCATGGATGAATGATCTTGAAGCCTTCTACGTTTTGGGATCTGCTGTGGGTCCTCACCCTTATCCTACCATTGTTCATGAATTCCAAAAGGTCATCAGTGAGGAATCTCGTCGTCAAATCTTGGAAAAAGAAGACCGTTTACCAGACTACGTTATTGCCTGTGTAGGTGGTGGTTCTAATGCCATCGGTGCTTTTTCACAGTATGTGGCTGATGAAGAAGTCAAATTGGTTGGGGTCGAAGCTGCCGGTCACGGACTTGACACAGACAAGCACGCAGCCACTATGACAAAAGGTAGTGTCGGAATTGTCGATGGTATGAAGACTTATGCAGTCTTTAAGGAAGATGGAGAGCTGGCTCCAGTTTACTCTATCTCAGCTGGTTTGGACTATCCAGGGGTTGGTCCAGAACACGCCTACTTTAAAGATTCTGGCCGCGTAGAATACGTGGCAGCGACAGATGAAGAAGCTGTTCAAGCCATGCTCCTTCTTAGTAAGACAGAAGGGATTATCCCAGCGATTGAAAGTTCGCATGCCATCGCAGAAGCAGTTAAACGTGCACCGAAACTAAGTAAAGATGAGATTATCATCATCAATGTCTCTGGTCGTGGAGACAAGGACGTAGCTGCTATTGCAGACTACCTAGAAGCTAAAAAATAA